A single Triticum dicoccoides isolate Atlit2015 ecotype Zavitan chromosome 2A, WEW_v2.0, whole genome shotgun sequence DNA region contains:
- the LOC119352434 gene encoding endo-1,4-beta-xylanase 4-like, with translation MRNFVEKLVLSLLWISLFQGCMVQSVEYDHTASIECLRDPMKPLYKGGIIQNSEFNNGLMGWSTYRNIKAGVGKSASGNRFAVVQGAISSLFSAAGDAAASQSHSVYQKVQMQGDTHYSLSAWLQVSAGTAHVRAVVKAPNGDNITAGAIDAQSGCWTMLKGGMTAHSYHSGQGEVFFESDTPVDIWVDSVSLQPFSFDEWDAHARRSADKARRSMVKVVARGPDGQPMPNMSVSIQLLRTGFPFGNTMTKEIISNPAYEKWFFSRFTVATMENEMKWYSTEWNQNQEDYKIPDDMLKMAQKYGVKVRGHNVFWDDQNSQIKWVRPMGVDQLKAAMQKRLKSVVSRYAGKVIHWDVLNENLHFNFFETKLGPNASPMIYQQVGQIDHNAILFMNEFNTLEQPMDPNGTPTRYIAKMKLIQGYPGNGGLKLGVGLESHFSTPNIPYVRGALDTLAQLKLPMWMTEVDVVKGPNQVKYLEQVLREGYAHPGVQGIVMWAAWHANGCYVMCLTDNSFKNLPVGALVDKLIAEWKTHATSATTDANGLVELDLAHGDYKLTVNHPSSLAASHTITVDAASSEHTISLKV, from the exons ATGAGGAATTTCGTTGAGAAATTGGTGCTCTCTTTACTATGGATCTCCCTGTTCCAAG GGTGCATGGTCCAGTCTGTGGAATATGATCATACAGCTAGTATTGAG TGCCTCCGTGATCCGATGAAGCCCCTCTACAAGGGCGGCATCATCCAGAACAGCGAGTTCAACAACGGCCTCATGGGGTGGTCGACGTACCGGAACATCAAGGCCGGCGTCGGCAAGTCGGCGTCCGGCAACAGGTTCGCCGTGGTGCAAGGCGCGATCAGCTCCCTGTTCAGTGCCGCCGGCGACGCAGCCGCCTCGCAGTCCCACAGCGTCTACCAGAAAGTCCAGATGCAGGGCGACACCCACTACTCGCTATCAGCATGGCTGCAAGTGTCGGCCGGCACGGCTCACGTGAGGGCGGTGGTCAAGGCCCCCAACGGCGACAACATCACCGCCGGCGCCATCGACGCCCAGTCCGGCTGCTGGACCATGCTCAAGGGCGGCATGACCGCGCATTCCTATCACTCCGGACAAGGAGAGGTCTTCTTCGAG aGCGACACCCCCGTGGACATCTGGGTGGACAGTGTTTCCCTGCAGCCCTTCTCCTTTGATGAATGGGACGCCCACGCCCGCCGGTCCGCCGATAAGGCTCGCCGGAGCATGGTTAAGGTCGTCGCGAGGGGCCCCGACGGGCAGCCAATGCCGAACATGAGCGTCAGCATCCAGCTCCTCCGCACAGGGTTCCCGTTCGGCAACACGATGACCAAGGAGATCATCAGCAACCCAGCCTACGAGAAGTGGTTCTTCTCGCGCTTCACGGTGGCCACCATGGAGAACGAGATGAAGTGGTACAGCACGGAGTGGAACCAGAACCAAGAGGACTACAAAATCCCGGACGACATGCTCAAGATGGCTCAGAAGTACGGCGTCAAGGTGCGCGGGCACAACGTGTTCTGGGACGACCAGAACTCGCAGATCAAGTGGGTGCGCCCGATGGGCGTCGACCAGCTCAAGGCGGCGATGCAGAAGCGGCTCAAGTCGGTGGTGTCGCGGTACGCCGGGAAGGTGATCCACTGGGACGTGCTCAACGAGAACCTGCACTTCAACTTCTTCGAGACCAAGCTGGGCCCCAACGCGTCGCCCATGATCTACCAGCAGGTGGGCCAGATCGACCACAACGCCATCCTCTTCATGAACGAGTTCAACACGCTGGAGCAGCCCATGGACCCCAATGGCACGCCCACCAGGTACATCGCCAAGATGAAGCTCATCCAGGGCTACCCCGGCAACGGCGGCCTCAAGCTCGGCGTCGGCCTTGAGAGCCACTTCTCCACGCCCAACATCCCCTACGTCAGGGGCGCCCTCGACACGCTCGCGCAGCTCAAGCTGCCCATGTGGATGACCGAGGTCGACGTCGTCAAGGGCCCCAACCAGGTCAAGTACCTCGAGCAGGTGCTCAGGGAAGGCTACGCCCACCCAGGGGTGCAGGGCATCGTCATGTGGGCCGCATGGCACGCCAACGGATGCTACGTTATGTGCCTCACCGACAACAGCTTCAAGAACCTCCCCGTCGGTGCCCTCGTAGACAAGCTCATCGCCGAGTGGAAGACGCACGCGACGTCTGCCACCACCGACGCCAATGGGCTCGTCGAGCTCGACCTCGCCCACGGCGACTACAAGTTGACGGTGAACCACCCTTCTTCGCTAGCCGCGTCCCACACCATCACGGTGGATGCAGCGTCATCCGAGCACACCATCAGTTTGAAAGTGTAG